In a single window of the Nicotiana tomentosiformis chromosome 8, ASM39032v3, whole genome shotgun sequence genome:
- the LOC138897229 gene encoding uncharacterized protein encodes MPAGYQPPKFQQFDGKGNPKQHVENFVETCNNAGTYEDYLIKQFVRSLKGNAFDWYTDLEAGSIDSWDQLEQEFLNRFYSTRCTMSMIELTNTRQRKGKPVIDFINHWRNANLNCKDRLSEASGIEMCIQGMHWGLSYIFQGINPRTFEELATRAHDMELSMAPAGNERLPIYEPRKGNDKQEVRKWGNFVPKPESKEDMNVNTSLAKLTTKVSKKQSMKSTSFQDKPSRKLTLKGMQEKEYPFLDSDVPAIFEEHLELNLIELPEMKRPNEARKTNDPNYCKYYRLVSHPLEKCFFFKDKVMDLAREKKIVLEDEKASTNQVSITFGSFRLDKLYGFKESKDEELPENDKAEVNQPDNDEGWILVTRRRHHRRSPRKESVEKPTRKMMVKRPRRWNPVKHLKKAKVEVNHSQKPLNPVTLEEFLPSWFRMKISHGVIDASCCHADEGKEKSDDLPLAPSSEKLIESTPQEVNAFEEKVTFTNDDILLGDTLHNRPLYPVCYMRDERVNRILVDGGSSVNILPIRTVKELGIPRNELSERRVMIQGFNQGRKRDIGAIRMEIIIEDMQSSTWLHVIDAKTSYNVLLGRPWIHENKVAPSTYHQCLKYYEGEVEKKIIVDDEPFTEAESHFVDAKFYLKNRIVKELKADDVMNDKDDESTTKRVEVIADKTKVVAEKVHPNQNKSHKGNIMSHSKKVTHSLQYVPKKKKDEGESSNLQTNMLKGLTLPVKQIEAIKSSSIPLAGFVAQNYLQNVALPIKRTDEDFDPNAYRLFAKLDTILMKCQS; translated from the coding sequence atgcctgctggctatcaacctccaaagtttcaacagtttgatggtaaaggcaatccaaagcaacACGTGGAGAACTtcgttgagacatgcaacaaCGCTGGGACTTATGAAGATTACCTTATCAAACAGTTTGTCCGCTCgctaaaaggaaatgcttttgattggtatacagacctcgaggcgggatctattgatagctgggatcaactagagcaagaattcctcaatcgcttttatagcacgAGATGTACTAtgagtatgatagaacttacaaatactcgtcaacgaaagggtaaaccagttatcgactttatcaatcatTGGAGAAATGCAAACCTCAACTGCAAagacaggcttagtgaagcttcaggcatagagatgtgcatccaaggcatgcattggggattGAGCTACATCTTTCAAGGTATCAATCCTAgaacatttgaagaacttgcaactcgtgcccatgatatggaattgagcatggcccctgctggaaatgaaaggctgcccatctatgaacctcgcaaggggaacgacaagcaagaagtcaggaaGTGGGGCAATTTCGTACCCAAGCCTGAAAGCAAAGAAgatatgaatgtcaacacatcacttGCAAAGTTAACgacgaaggtgagcaagaagcagagtatgaaatccacgtcttttcaagataagccaagtagaAAGTTGACTTTAAAAGGAATGCAAGAGAaagagtacccatttctggattctgatgtgccagcTATTTTTGAAGAACacctcgagttaaatctcattgagcttccggagatgaagcgACCAAATGAAGCTAGGAAAAcaaatgacccaaattactgcaaatactATCGACTTGTAAGCCACCCTCTGGAGAAGTGCTTtttcttcaaggacaaagttatggacttggctcgcgaaaagaagatcgtgcttgaagatgagaaagcaagcACAAACCAAGTAtctatcacctttggctcattccGTCTGGATAAATTATAtggttttaaagaaagtaaagatgaagaattaccGGAGAACGACAAAGCTGAAGTCAATCAACCTGATAATGATGAAGGTTGGATATTGGTGACTCGTCGTAGGCACCACAGAAGAAGCCCACGAAAAGAATCAGTAGAAaaaccaacaaggaaaatgatggtaaaaagacCAAGAAGATGGAATCCGGTTAAGCActtaaagaaagcaaaagtggaggtgAACCACTCTCAAAAACCACTAaatccagtgaccttggaggagtttTTACCAAGTTGGTTCCGCATGAAGATTTCCCACGGGGTTATCGATGCCTCTTGTTGCCATGCTGACGAAGGtaaagaaaagagtgatgacctaccgttggcaccatcttcggaaaagctcatcgagtccactcctcaagaagttaatgcttTTGAGGAAAAAGTCACGTTCACAAATGACGATATTCTGctaggtgacactcttcataaccgCCCATTGTACCCGGTTTGCTATATgcgtgatgaaagggtaaatcgaattttggttgatggaggatcctcagtgaacattttgccaattcgcactgtgaaagaacttggtattcccaggaacgaactctcagaaaggcgtgtgatgatccaaggattcaaccaagggcGGAAAAGAGACATAGGCGCGATCAGGATGGAAATCatcattgaagatatgcaatcaagtacATGGttgcatgtgatcgatgcaaagacttcatacaacgtattgcttggaaggccttggatacatgagaataaagtggctccatctacctaccatcaatgtttgaaatactacgaaggtgaagtcgagaagaagataatTGTCGATGAcgagccattcaccgaggctgagtcacacttcgtcgatgcaaagttctacttgaagaaccgcattgtgaaggagctaaaagctgatgatgTCATGAATGACAAGGATGATGAGTCCACGACTAAGAGAGTTGAGGTGATTGCTGACAAAACCAAAGTTGTTGCTGAGAAGGTACACCCCAACCAAAATAAGTCTCATAAAGGGAACATTATGTCTCATAGCAAGAAAGTAACTCATTCGCTCCAATACGTccctaaaaagaagaaagatgaaggtgaatcatctaatctccaaactaacatgctaaaggggTTAACTCTTCCGGTCAAACAAATTGAGGCAATAAAGTCGTCCTCAATCCCGCTTGCAGGGTTTGTGGCCCAAAATTAtttgcagaatgtggcactccctaTAAAGCGAACAGATGAAGATTTTGATCCTAACgcttacaggctatttgcaaAGCTGGATACAATCCTAATGAAGtgtcaaagttag
- the LOC104117916 gene encoding phospholipase D gamma 1-like: protein MDNNKSSSPTYPYNTAPPSSTNNQPYTSTLNFGSVSTYPPPPYPQYIHYHPPLYTTQHSGHLNYHYPPESALRPHQNNIPLDYSNYPSPSHVIGPSPYIFHAYHPPQISSSSLFLQQQGSFKFGSYQSPLERQPSQGHNQSPSLQHQDSLSSVSSSAASSLSSVNSSVANSDHCKNEPSSIDDHLSNVHLYDNHTPAPALASVPNVTATYHLGPRAVVTNYNVQGTIYGHPNSSFSKSEASSVVQFESSSEPTHSRTSSGELQNNWGMQVMPFMPSKKVLLLHGNLDIWVCEARNLPNLDMFHKTIGDMFNKMGTKIDGNLGNMTSDPYVSITVAGAVIGRTYVINNNENPVWMQHFNVPVAHYAAEVQFLVKDNDMVGSQLIGTVAVPVDHIYGGGKIEGFFPILNNGKPCKAGAVLRLSIQYYPMDQLSFYHHGVGAGPEYYGVPGTYFPLRMGGSVTLYQDAHVPDGCLPNLKLDNGMQHVHGKCWHDIFDAICQARRLIYITGWSVWHKVRLVRDDDSVESSSLGELLKSKSQEGVRVLLLVWDDPTSRSILGYKTDGVMQTHDEETRRFFKHSSVQVLLCPRVAGKRHSWAKQREVGVIYTHHQKTVIVDADAGNNRRKIIAFVGGLDLCDGRYDTPEHPIFRTLQTVHSDDYHNPTYTGSTTGCPREPWHDLHCKIDGPAAYDVLTNFEERWLKASKPQGIRKSKKYDDSLLRIERMAEILGIAETSSTSSSTDPDNWHVQILRSIDSNSVKGFPKDPKEATMKNLVCGKNVLIDMSIHTAYVKAIRAAQHFIYIENQYFIGSSYNWSQYNDVGANNLIPMEIALKICEKIRAHQRFAAYIVIPMWPEGDPTGAATQRILFWQHKTMQMMYETIYKCLVEVGLEDAFSPQDYLNFFCLGNREADEGENENAGAANTPQALSRKYRRFMIYVHSKGMIVDDEYVTLGSANINQRSLEGTRDTEIAMGAYQPHHTWARKQSSPGGQIYRYRMSLWAEHLGVVDDYFTRPESLECVRRVRSMGEANWKQFASDEVTEMRGHLLKYPVEVDRRGKVKNLPGFEQFPDVGGDIIGSFLAIQENLTI from the exons ATGGATAATAACAAGTCTTCTTCACCAACATATCCATATAACACAGCTCCTCCATCTTCGACAAATAATCAACCGTATACTTCTACTTTAAATTTTGGATCCGTCTCTACATATCCTCCTCCTCCATATCCACAATACATTCATTATCATCCACCTCTTTACACTACTCAACATTCTGGTCACCTTAACTACCATTATCCACCAGAATCAGCACTTAGACCCCACCAAAATAATATCCCTTTAGACTATAGTAATTATCCCTCACCATCACATGTAATTGGCCCTTCTCCTTATATATTCCATGCATATCACCCTCCTCAAATATCTTCTTCTAGCCTTTTTCTTCAACAGCAAGGGAGTTTCAAGTTTGGTTCATATCAAAGTCCATTAGAGAGACAACCATCCCAAGGACATAATCAATCTCCTAGCCTCCAGCATCAAGATAGTTTATCATCTGTTAGTAGTTCTGCGGCGAGTAGTTTATCATCTGTAAATAGTTCTGTGGCTAACTCTGATCATTGTAAAAATGAGCCTTCTTCTATAGATGATCACCTATCAAATGTTCATTTGTATGATAATCATACTCCTGCCCCTGCATTAGCATCAGTTCCTAATGTCACTGCAACATATCACTTAGGACCAAGAGCTGTAGTGACTAACTACAATGTCCAAGGAACTATATATGGACATCCTAATTCCTCATTCTCAAAGAGTGAAGCATCTTCTGTTGTCCAATTCGAGTCGTCTTCTGAACCAACTCATTCAAGAACAAGTAGTGGTGAACTACAAAATAATTGGGGTATGCAAGTTATGCCATTTATGCCTTCTAAAAAGGTTTTGCTCTTACATGGGAATCTTGATATTTGGGTATGTGAAGCAAGAAACCTCCCAAACTTGGACATGTTCCATAAGACCATAGGGGATATGTTTAACAAAATGGGGACAAAGATTGATGGGAACCTAGGTAACATGACAAGCGATCCATACGTGTCAATTACAGTAGCAGGTGCAGTTATCGGGCGTACTTATGTCATAAACAATAATGAAAATCCAGTGTGGATGCAACATTTTAATGTACCTGTTGCACATTATGCTGCTGAAGTACAATTTCTTGTAAAGGATAATGATATGGTAGGTTCACAGCTTATAGGGACAGTAGCAGTCCCAGTGGATCATATATATGGAGGGGGGAAAATTGAAGGGTTCTTTCCAATCTTGAACAATGGAAAACCTTGCAAGGCCGGAGCTGTTTTAAGGCTATCAATTCAGTATTACCCGATGGATCAATTAAGCTTTTACCACCATGGAGTTGGAGCAGGTCCTGAGTATTATGGGGTTCCAGGGACTTATTTTCCACTTAGGATGGGTGGATCAGTTACTCTTTATCAAGATGCTCATGTGCCTGATGGATGTCTTCCAAATTTGAAGCTTGACAATGGGATGCAACATGTACATGGAAAGTGCTGGCACGACATATTTGATGCAATATGCCAAGCTCGACGATTGATATACATTACTGGATGGTCAGTGTGGCATAAAGTGAGACTGGTTAGAGATGATGATTCTGTAGAATCTAGCTCTCTTGGGGAACTTTTGAAGTCAAAATCACAAGAAGGAGTGAGAGTGTTGCTTCTCGTGTGGGATGACCCCACTTCAAGAAGCATCCTTGGCTATAAAACG GACGGCGTAATGCAAACCCACGATGAAGAGACCCGTCGTTTTTTCAAGCATTCATCTGTGCAAGTGTTGCTTTGTCCTCGTGTGGCAGGAAAACGTCATAGCTGGGCTAAGCAGAGG GAAGTTGGAGTAATTTATACACATCATCAGAAAACTGTGATAGTGGATGCTGATGCTGGAAACAACCGGAGAAAAATCATAGCATTTGTGGGAGGACTTGACTTGTGCGATGGGCGATATGATACTCCAGAACATCCTATATTTAGAACCCTGCAGACAGTGCACTCAGATGACTATCATAATCCCACTTATACA GGGAGTACTACTGGATGTCCAAGAGAACCATGGCATGACTTGCACTGTAAAATCGATGGTCCAGCAGCATATGATGTTCTGACCAATTTCGAGGAACGTTGGTTAAAGGCTTCAAAGCCCCAGGGTATCAGAAAATCGAAGAAATATGATGATTCTTTGCTCCGAATAGAAAGAATGGCTGAAATTCTTGGTATTGCTGAGACTTCATCTACAAGCAGCAGCACCGATCCTGATAATTGGCATGTGCAG ATCTTACGCTCTATTGACTCAAATTCAGTCAAAGGCTTTCCCAAGGATCCTAAGGAAGCTACAATGAAG AACCTGGTATGTGGGAAAAATGTACTTATTGACATGAGTATCCACACGGCATATGTGAAAGCCATTCGTGCTGCGCAACATTTCATTTACATTGAAAATCAGTACTTCATTGGTTCCTCATACAATTGGAGTCAATATAATGATGTGG GTGCCAATAATCTGATTCCAATGGAAATTGCACTTAAAATTTGCGAAAAGATAAGAGCACATCAAAGGTTTGCAGCATATATTGTCATCCCCATGTGGCCAGAGGGTGATCCAACTGGGGCTGCTACACAGAGAATTCTTTTTTGGCAG CATAAGACGATGCAAATGATGTATGAGACTATTTACAAGTGTTTAGTGGAGGTTGGACTCGAGGATGCTTTCTCGCCACAAGATTATTTGAACTTCTTCTGTCTTGGTAACCGTGAGGCCGATGAAGGGGAAAATGAGAATGCCGGTGCTGCTAACACTCCCCAG GCACTGAGTAGAAAATACAGAAGATTTATGATATATGTTCATTCTAAAGGAATGATTGTGGATGATGAGTATGTCACACTGGGATCTGCAAACATCAACCAACGCTCGCTAGAAGGCACTAGAGACACAGAGATAGCGATGGGAGCATATCAACCTCATCATACATGGGCAAGAAAACAGTCAAGTCCTGGCGGACAG ATATATAGATATAGAATGTCTCTCTGGGCTGAGCATCTTGGAGTTGTCGATGACTACTTTACACGTCCAGAGTCTCTAGAATGCGTAAGGCGTGTTAGATCAATGGGTGAAGCAAACTGGAAACAATTTGCATCTGATGAAGTAACTGAAATGAGAGGGCATCTCCTAAAGTACCCTGTTGAAGTTGATAGGAGAGGCAAGGTGAAGAATCTTCCTGGATTTGAACAATTTCCAGATGTTGGTGGAGATATAATTGGATCATTCCTAGCCATTCAAGAAAATCTTACCATTTGA